One genomic window of Nicotiana sylvestris chromosome 10, ASM39365v2, whole genome shotgun sequence includes the following:
- the LOC138879276 gene encoding uncharacterized protein has product MVREFPDVFPADLPAMPPNKDIDFDIDLVSDMQPFYIPPYRMALAELKKLKEKLQELLDKGFIRPNVLPLVYSRIQKEHAEHLRVVLQWLKEEMLYEKFSKSIEISSFPGLVGYPRRFVERFSFITSPLTKLTQKGAPFKWSDECEEGRVIAYASRQLKTNEKNYPVRDLDLAAIVHALKIQRHYLYGVSCDALANQFVRLDISEPSQILACVVSRSLLFDRIRERRYDDPHLLVLKDKVLHDDAGDVTIGDDGVMRMHGRICVPTEQLHTAQSRQKRYDVIKVRGVSYMAGEKVLLKVSSMKGVIRFGKKGKLSPRFIGPFEVFRRIGEVVYELALPRSLSGVHPVFHVSMLWKYISDPSHVLNSSTVQLDGDLTYDVEPMAILELQVRMLRS; this is encoded by the exons ATGGTAAGAGAGTtcccggatgtgtttcctgcagacctgccggccATGCCGCcgaacaaggatattgacttcgatattgatttggtgtcggacaTGCAGCCCTTttatattccaccatatcgtatggcactagcggagttaaagaaattgaaggagaagcttcaagaactccttgataaggggtttattaggcctaatGTGTTGCCATTGG TGTACTCTCGTATCCAGAAGGAGCACgccgagcatttgagagttgtattgcaatGGTTGAAGGAGGAGATGCTTTatgaaaagttctccaagt ccatagagattagTAGCTTTCCTGGTTTGGTGGGTTATCCCCGTCGGTTCGTTGAGAGATTTTCATTTATTACGTCACCATTGAcgaaattgacccaaaagggtgctccttttaagtggtcggatgagtgtgag gagggtagagtgattgcttatgcttctcgtcagttgaagactAATGAGAAAAACTACCCTGTCCGCGATTTGGatttggctgccattgttcatgcattgaagattcagaggcattatctttatggtgtgtcttgtgac gctttggccaatcagtttgtaaggttggatatttcggagcccagtcagatCCTAGCGTGTGTGGTATCTCGGTCTTTATTgtttgatcgcattagagagcgccggtatgatgatcctcatttgttagTCCTCAAAGACAAGGTTTTGCATGATGATGCcggagatgtgaccattggtgatgacggcgtgatgaggatgcatggtcggatatgtgtgcctact GAGcagcttcatacagcgcagtcaagacaaaagaggtATGATGTTATAAAGGTTCGTGGTGTATCTTATATGGCTggagagaaggttctactgaaggtttcatccatgaagggtgttataaggtttgggaagaagggcaagttgagccctcgattcattgggccttttgaggtattTCGTAGAATTGGAGAGGTggtttatgagcttgctttgccgcgTAGCTTGTCGggagtgcatccagtatttcatgtttctatgctctggaagtatatcaGTGATCCTTCTCATGTTTTGAATTCTAGTACGGTTCAattagacggtgatttgacttatgatgtggagcccaTGGCTATCTTGGAGTTGCAGGTCCGCATGTTGAGATCATAG